The region ACTTATACAGTTCATATATTGCTCCTTTTACTCATATGgtctttttataaaacataCAAAGTAAACCCAGGAAATATTCCTGgtaatttataaataaaattaaatttatgtTAATTTAGAGCAACATCATAAAAGTCTTGTATTTGTAATATGcacatatttattatattttcattttacGTAAAAGATAACTATGAATGGAAAGTTGAACCAAATATTGGAAGAATAAAGGAAAGAGAAAAAACAggttataataaaaaaaatataaatacataaatgaatatatgtagatatatatacatatatatatatatattagcCCATTCTTCCAAATTCACAATTacttttaattatatacatatatttttatttattcatttacatttttataactttttttttttttctcttttttttttttacctGACCATGTCAGGTGAACTTCGTTATTGTATTCatgagaaaaaatataaaccCGATAGATCACATTATTGCCGGTTaaacaaattaatatacatacatataaatttatattatatatttatgttaatcagattgattatatatgtaaagaataaataaaagataatatatatatatatatatatatatatattttttcttaagGGCAATTGAAAAGAATGTCTTAAAAATGGACCATTATTGTCCATGGGTAATcataaaaacaataaattgaataaatacctaaatgatgatatatatttaaaagatatgaatcttaatatttatgaatatgtatattttgtactattcttaattattatctttaaaAATGGAATACTGTACTTGTTtaacatatgtatatatgataagatggttcatataaattatatacatatatatatatatatata is a window of Plasmodium reichenowi strain SY57 chromosome Unknown, whole genome shotgun sequence DNA encoding:
- a CDS encoding palmitoyltransferase, putative, translated to HILLLLLIWSFYKTYKVNPGNIPDNYEWKVEPNIGRIKEREKTGELRYCIHEKKYKPDRSHYCRAIEKNVLKMDHYCPWVANCVGFYNYKFFLLSLFYANICCLYVNINCYTSFPNFYSNPNILFNEVFYLFLEIVLASVIL